Proteins from one Cicer arietinum cultivar CDC Frontier isolate Library 1 chromosome 3, Cicar.CDCFrontier_v2.0, whole genome shotgun sequence genomic window:
- the LOC101495418 gene encoding uncharacterized protein, with translation MGCFYFSSPTLLIFPFCFFVIFAASLANDHTTPPTLKGIDIERPVLDVSPSMLSEHSTTHGAKNILQCERIQVSGISRLKLGSYANSFHITLAPSVAIPERLHNKILVCFHRNNTLGWCQCEKDDWRGVQKGIWSAVMSPYETRYVDVKIDGEISGSVTVALEQDFQQWRLICLPIGLTLLLLAPIISSWVPFYYSSSMVIGVFLVIIILLFQGMKLLPTGRKNIFYLTIYGSVLGAGSFLLHQFSMIVNSILQSFGMSEEMHNPVALFVLLGIILAGAALGYWIVRKFVISKEDGSVDAGVAQFVKWAMRIIGTTFILQSTLDTPLAFGALVSCGAVCKLISSIKLLHGWYETSGNDNYSLEWRRGTRGRAEFLSKSTPKGKMWNNPKGSSKGKLWSSPKRTSWSDSPVRGVVSPSSGFLSPQASGTQLGMNYYSTFHKTNDRKKFTKEEWDDFTRDSTKQALAEWAASPEFTDWIIEHADRIKLLPSETSEETMGSESDSTEAGSGNGFRLFSWL, from the exons ATGGGCTGCTTCTACTTCTCCTCCCCCACGCTGCTTATTTTTCCTTTCTGCTTCTTCGTAATCTTCGCTGCTTCACTTGCCAATGACCATACTACCCCTCCCACGCTCAAAG GTATTGATATTGAGAGGCCAGTTTTGGATGTATCGCCTTCTATGCTTTCGGAGCATTCTACTACTCACGGTGCTAAAAACATTTTGCAATGTGAGCGTATTCAAGTTTCTGGTATCTCAAGATTGAAACTCGGGAGCTATGCTAATTCATTCCATATTACATTGGCTCCCTCCGTTGCTATACCAGAGAGATTACATAACAAAATTCTGGTTTGTTTCCATAG GAATAATACTCTTGGATGGTGTCAGTGTGAAAAGGATGATTGGAGGGGTGTGCAAAAGGGGATATGGAGTGCAGTTATGTCACCTTATGAAACTAGATATGTTGATGTCAAGATTGATGGTGAAATATCGGGTTCAGTTACAGTTGCACTTGAACAAG ATTTTCAGCAATGGCGCCTCATTTGTCTTCCCATTGGATTGACACTGCTGCTGTTGGCTCCAATTATTAGCAGCTGGGTTCCTTTTTATTATAGCAGTTCAATGGTTATAGGTGTCTTTCTCGTCATTATAATACTTCTTTTTCAG GGCATGAAATTATTGCCAACtggaagaaaaaatatattttaccttACCATATATGGATCAGTG CTTGGAGCTGGTTCATTCCTTTTGCACCAATTCTCTATGATCGTAAATTCAATTCTTCAGAGTTTTGGGATGAGTGAAGAGATGCACAACCCA GTTGCTCTTTTTGTACTACTGGGTATCATATTGGCTGGAGCTGCTTTAGGCTACTGGATTGTCAGGAAATTTGTTATTTCAAAAGAAGATGGTAGTGTGGATGCTGGGGTCGCTCAGTTTGTGAAATGGGCAATGCGCATTATTGGAACTACCTTTATTTTGCAG AGCACTCTTGATACTCCTCTTGCATTCGGAGCCTTGGTCTCTTGTGGAGCTGTATGCAAACTTATTTCTTCAATAAAATTGCTTCATGGATG GTATGAAACTTCAGGGAATGATAATTATTCACTAGAATGGAGGAGAGGAACTCGTGGCCGTGCTGAATTTCTTAGCAAGTCAACTCCTAAAGGAAAAATGTGGAATAACCCTAAAGGTAGCTCTAAAGGAAAACTGTGGAGCAGCCCTAAAAGGACATCATGGTCTGACTCTCCTGTGAGAG GTGTTGTATCACCATCTTCTGGTTTTTTATCACCACAAGCTTCTGGGACTCAATTAGGGATGAATTATTATTCAACCTTCCACAAGACCAACGACAGAAAGAAGTTCACTAAGGAAGAATGGGACGATTTCACTAGAGACTCCACCAAGCAAGCTTTAGCTGAATGGGCAGCATCTCCAGAATTCACTGATTGGATCATTGAGCACGCAGATCGGATAAAACTGCTTCCAAGTGAGACCTCGGAAGAGACAATGGGGAGTGAATCGGATTCCACGGAGGCAGGAAGTGGAAATGGATTTAGGCTTTTTAGTTGGCTGTGA